From one Cryptosporangium minutisporangium genomic stretch:
- a CDS encoding formate/nitrite transporter family protein → MTTKEPADVAHAAVATGIKKAHQRWDKVLIGGFLAGAYISFGGLVAITVSSGMNPEIWGTLPTLFTGAAFTLGLVLVLIAGSHLLTGNMLLVPLGAMQDRLTMGEVVRNLTLVLIGNLAGALFVAFFLAIQTGVIGSIGSDAGSPGALTYERLAGIAEAKGLHESAWQIFLRAVGCNWLVCLAVWLSLAADSVGSKILGVFFPIMAFVAMGFDHVVANMFFLPAGIFAGVPDLGWDDTLRNWLFAFLGNLVGAVVFVASAYWYMYLRDEPSEEDPKELT, encoded by the coding sequence ATGACCACGAAAGAACCCGCGGACGTCGCGCACGCCGCCGTCGCCACCGGCATCAAGAAGGCGCATCAGCGCTGGGACAAGGTGCTGATCGGCGGGTTCCTGGCGGGCGCCTACATCTCGTTCGGCGGACTCGTCGCGATCACCGTGTCGTCCGGAATGAACCCCGAGATCTGGGGCACCTTACCGACGCTCTTCACCGGGGCCGCGTTCACGCTGGGCCTGGTTCTCGTCCTGATCGCCGGATCGCACCTGCTCACCGGCAACATGCTCCTGGTGCCGCTCGGCGCGATGCAGGACCGGCTGACGATGGGTGAGGTGGTCCGCAACCTGACGCTCGTCCTCATCGGCAACCTCGCGGGTGCACTGTTCGTCGCGTTCTTCCTCGCCATCCAGACCGGTGTCATCGGCAGCATCGGCAGCGACGCCGGCTCGCCCGGTGCCCTCACTTACGAGCGCCTTGCCGGTATCGCGGAGGCGAAAGGGCTGCACGAGAGCGCGTGGCAGATCTTCCTCCGCGCCGTCGGGTGCAACTGGCTGGTGTGCTTGGCGGTCTGGCTCTCGCTCGCGGCCGACTCGGTGGGCAGCAAGATTCTCGGAGTGTTCTTCCCGATCATGGCGTTCGTCGCGATGGGCTTCGACCACGTCGTGGCGAACATGTTCTTCCTGCCCGCCGGAATCTTCGCCGGCGTACCCGACCTCGGGTGGGACGACACCCTGCGGAACTGGCTGTTCGCGTTCCTCGGCAACCTGGTCGGGGCGGTGGTCTTCGTGGCATCGGCCTACTGGTACATGTACCTACGGGACGAGCCGTCGGAGGAAGACCCGAAGGAACTCACCTGA